The sequence below is a genomic window from Rudanella lutea DSM 19387.
GCTCCGCACCTGGGGTGGGGTGCCCATCACAACCGAACCGGTTTCATCAGTCGATAACCTCACCGACCTGTATCGGGAGCGGGCCAAAGCCGAAGACGTGATGAAGCTCATCAAGAGCGACCTCGAACAATCGCTGACCCTGTTTGGTGGCAGCAACACCTTTACCACCAAGCGGGTGTACTGGAACCGGGCCGCTACGCTGACGCTCAAAGGCGACGTTTTTCTGTGGTCGGGGACGCTCATGGGCGGGGGCTCGGCCGATTTTGCTGTGGCCAAAGCGGCTTTAGAAGAGGTAAAAGCCATCCCGGCGCTGGGGTTACAGGCCACCTATGCCGACATTTTCGACGCGACCAAAGAGGTGAACAACCGCGAAATCATTTTCGCCCTGAGCTTCGAGAAGAACGAGGCTACCCAGTCGGCCTACGGCAGTTTTCTGGTGAATACCACCCAGGCGGGTACGCTCGTGTTTGATCCGCAACCGGGCCCGGCCGTACCGGTGAGTACGGCGTTTCCGCTCGTGGCCGGGGCCAGTCGGGTGGGTTTGTCGCAAGCCATGATTACCCGGCTCACGGCCAATACCGCCGACCGTCGGCCGCGGGCTACGTTCCGCACCATGCACCGGACCACTGCCGGAAACCCGGTGGCCGGAGTGATGCTGACCAAGTTTATTGGTCGGGTAGATGCCGGTGTGCAATTGTACGATAACGATTTCCCCATTTACCGCTACGCCGACGTGCTGCTGATGCTGGCTGAAGCCAATACCAAGCTGGGCAACGACCCCTCGGCCGACATTATGGCCGTTCGGACGCGGGCGTACGGTGCTGCGGCCCCGGCCTTTACCAACGGAAGTCAGCAAGCAAACATGGAGGCTATTTTGGACGAAAACCTGCGTGAATTTATTGGTGAAGGTAAGCGGTGGTTTGCTCTCCGTCGGGCGGGCGACGCCTACGTGTTCCGGGCCGTCAATCCGCAGTATCTGCCGCAGAATCAGGCCCATAAACTGGTGTTGCCCATCTCGGTCGGTATGCTCAACGCCGACCCCAAGCTGACCCAAACACCGGGGTATTAAGCAACCCGGACCCTGTCAGTGGTCGTAGACCCTGACAGTGGTCCATCGTGCTGGTGTTGCTAACCAAATCGCAGGCACCTTAGACCCTGACAGTGGGAGGGTAATCTAAACCCCTGTCAGGGTCTACGACCACTGACAGGGGTTTAGATTACCCGGACCTTTTCACCAAACCATTCACCATTTCCCTAAAAAAATCATAGGTTGGGATTAGAAGTGTCCCCGGCAGTTGAACGGGGGCACCCTTTACCACATTCGATATGTCACAAATCCATAAAATTGAAGGGCTCGTCGCGGCTCCGTTTACCCCCATGCACCCCGACGGGTCACTTAATCTGAACCTGATTCCGGCTTATGCCCAATTTCTGGTGCAGAACGGGGTGAAAGGAGCCTTTATCGGCGGGTCGACAGGGGAGGGGGTTTCGCTCTCCTTTGCCGAAAAAACGGAGCTTCTGCGGGCCTGGGGGCAGGTCGACGCCCCGGCGCTGCAAAAAATCATGCTCGTGGGCGGCACCTCGCTGGCCGAAAGCTGCGAGCTCGCCAAACTGGCCGCCGAGTACCAATACGACGCTGTGGCCGTGTTGGCTCCGTTTTATTTCAAACCCACAAGCGCGGCCGTGCTGGCCGATTTCTGCGTCGCCGTGGGCGAGGCAGCACCTGAGGTTGGCGTGTATTTTTACCATATTCCGGCGCTCACGGGCGTTTCGGTGTCGATGCTGGCGTTTCTGGAAGCCATCGACGGGCGACTGCCCAATTTCCGGGGCATCAAATACACCCACAACGACCTGATGGAGTACCGGCAGTGTCTGCTGTTTGCCGACCGGAAGTACGATCTGCTGTGGGGTTGGGACGAAATTTTTCTGGCCGCTATGGCCATGGGCGCCCGTGGGGCTGTGGGTAGCACGTTCAACTACGCTGCCCCGGTTTACCACGAGCTGATCCGGGCGTTCGACGCGGGCGATCTGGACCGGGCGCGGGCCATGCAGGATCAGTCCATTGCGATTGTCCGGCTGCTGGGCAAATACGGCGGCATTGCCACTGGCAAAGCGTACATGCGGGCCGTGGGTCTGGACTGCGGGGCGTTTCGGCAACCGGTGCAGAACATGTCGGCCGAGCGCTACACCGAGTTTTTAGAGGATCTCGAACGTATTCAATTCAACCGCTATGCTTCGCGTTCGGCTCTTATGGAGGGCGCGGTTAGCCGGTAAGGCGGGCCTTTTGGCCCTGCTGCTACCTGCTTTGGCGCTGTCGCAACCCCGCCTGAATTTGACCACCCTGCCCGATCTTCCTCCCGTTTCGGGTAAACCCAATCCGGGGGTGGCGGGTGGGTTTGCGGGCCTGAGTGGTGGCATGTTGCTGCTGGGGGGCGGGGCCAATTTCCCGGATGGTTACCCCTGGGAAGGCGGGCAAAAGGTTTGGCACCGAACCATTTACGCTTTGCCGTTGAACGCCAATTCTGGACAATGGCAGGTCGTGGGCGAACTGGGCCACGCGCTCGGCTACGGAGCCTCGGTAACCTGGCGCGACCGGTTCATCACGCTCGGAGGCAACGATGCCGAACGGCGCTATGCCGAGGTAGTAGCCTACCGCTGGGACGCCCAGAACCGCAAACTACTGGTCGACACCCTGCCCGCGTTGCCCCGGCCATTGGCTAATGAATCGGCTGCTTGTCTGGGCAATCAGTTGTACGTGTTTGGCGGGGAGTCGGAGCGTGGGGCCGAACGGGCTTTGTATGTCCTGAATCTGCTGCGGCCCGAAACCGGCTGGAAACCCCTGGCCGATTTGCCCGGTCCGGCACGGGCCTACACCGTTCTGGTGGCGGCCAAAGGTCGACTGTTCGTGGCCGGAGGTCGCTATACCGTTAACGGCCAAACGCAGGTTTTGGCCGATGCCTACGCCTACGCACCGGGCCTAAACCGTTGGGAGCGACTGCCCGACCTGCCAACACCCCTGTCGGCCCATTCGGCCGTTGCTGGTTCCGATGGGTTGGTGCTGGTGATCGGGGGCGATACGGGCGAGCGGCTGAGCCAAATCGAACGGGTGAACAATCAGATAGCCCAATCGGCACCTGGCCTTGTCCGCGATAGTTTGACCCTCCGCCGAAACGTCCTGCAACGCGACCATCCCGGTTTTTCGAAAACGATTTGGGCATATGGCCCAAAAACCCGACGGTGGACACGTTGGCAAGACCTGCCGTTTGCGGTGCCTGTTACCACTACGCCCGTCGCAGTTTCGGGCGGTTTTGTGTTGCCAAGTGGCGAAGTATCGCCGGGTGTTCGAACGCCGACGTCTCGGTTTATTTCCTTCCGAAAAGAGGGCTGATAGATGGCATGAAGAAACTGTTTTCGCTCATTTTGCTCGTTTGCGGGCTCATGCCTGCCACGCACGCTCAGATTCGGTTGGCCGAGTTCTGGCAATCGGGCATGGTGATTCAGCGCGATCAGCCCGTACACGTCTGGGGGAGTGGGACACCCGCTCAAAGGGTGCGGGTCCGGTTGGCCGATAACGAAGTGCAGACTACCGTTTTGCCCGATTCGACCTGGTCGGTGACGTT
It includes:
- a CDS encoding RagB/SusD family nutrient uptake outer membrane protein — its product is MKLRNLFIITGLCFSSSLFSCQNQLEEVVPQTSLNQQLALSDPNAATTLYTGVYASLRNYHGTLVNLGEMRSDLWADGLFTESEDTGLKQYWSHNISATNVPAANWGGFYNLIDRINTVIKLFPQAPLTEAQRKSALAEMHGLRAFVYFTLLRTWGGVPITTEPVSSVDNLTDLYRERAKAEDVMKLIKSDLEQSLTLFGGSNTFTTKRVYWNRAATLTLKGDVFLWSGTLMGGGSADFAVAKAALEEVKAIPALGLQATYADIFDATKEVNNREIIFALSFEKNEATQSAYGSFLVNTTQAGTLVFDPQPGPAVPVSTAFPLVAGASRVGLSQAMITRLTANTADRRPRATFRTMHRTTAGNPVAGVMLTKFIGRVDAGVQLYDNDFPIYRYADVLLMLAEANTKLGNDPSADIMAVRTRAYGAAAPAFTNGSQQANMEAILDENLREFIGEGKRWFALRRAGDAYVFRAVNPQYLPQNQAHKLVLPISVGMLNADPKLTQTPGY
- a CDS encoding dihydrodipicolinate synthase family protein; this encodes MSQIHKIEGLVAAPFTPMHPDGSLNLNLIPAYAQFLVQNGVKGAFIGGSTGEGVSLSFAEKTELLRAWGQVDAPALQKIMLVGGTSLAESCELAKLAAEYQYDAVAVLAPFYFKPTSAAVLADFCVAVGEAAPEVGVYFYHIPALTGVSVSMLAFLEAIDGRLPNFRGIKYTHNDLMEYRQCLLFADRKYDLLWGWDEIFLAAMAMGARGAVGSTFNYAAPVYHELIRAFDAGDLDRARAMQDQSIAIVRLLGKYGGIATGKAYMRAVGLDCGAFRQPVQNMSAERYTEFLEDLERIQFNRYASRSALMEGAVSR
- a CDS encoding Kelch repeat-containing protein, whose amino-acid sequence is MLRVRLLWRARLAGKAGLLALLLPALALSQPRLNLTTLPDLPPVSGKPNPGVAGGFAGLSGGMLLLGGGANFPDGYPWEGGQKVWHRTIYALPLNANSGQWQVVGELGHALGYGASVTWRDRFITLGGNDAERRYAEVVAYRWDAQNRKLLVDTLPALPRPLANESAACLGNQLYVFGGESERGAERALYVLNLLRPETGWKPLADLPGPARAYTVLVAAKGRLFVAGGRYTVNGQTQVLADAYAYAPGLNRWERLPDLPTPLSAHSAVAGSDGLVLVIGGDTGERLSQIERVNNQIAQSAPGLVRDSLTLRRNVLQRDHPGFSKTIWAYGPKTRRWTRWQDLPFAVPVTTTPVAVSGGFVLPSGEVSPGVRTPTSRFISFRKEG